Proteins from a single region of Antechinus flavipes isolate AdamAnt ecotype Samford, QLD, Australia chromosome 2, AdamAnt_v2, whole genome shotgun sequence:
- the LOC127547618 gene encoding BPTI/Kunitz domain-containing protein-like isoform X1, with product MAQRVLAALLLFPLILPYLDLLLVSAKQKNKTLPNICHLPREEGECLAYMPKWYYNPKSGTCELFIYGGCRGNENRFDTRKHCRKICAGPDLCKFPLKVGSCATPQERWFYDWTVKKCKKFFYSGCDGNLNNFRDERQCEINCIWE from the exons ATGGCTCAAAGGGTCCTTGCTGCTCTCTTACTCTTCCCTCTCATCCTCCCCTACTTGGACCTGCTACTTGTATCagcaaagcagaaaaataaaa CTCTTCCAAATATCTGCCACTTGCCTCGGGAGGAAGGAGAATGTCTAGCCTATATGCCCAAGTGGTACTACAACCCCAAGAGTGGAACATGTGAGCTGTTTATCTATGGAGGCTGCAGAGGCAATGAGAATAGATTTGACACCCGAAAGCATTGCCGAAAAATCTGTGCTGGACCAG ATCTGTGCAAATTCCCTCTCAAAGTGGGATCCTGTGCCACCCCGCAGGAGAGATGGTTCTATGACTGGACTGTCAAAAAATGCAAGAAGTTCTTCTACTCAGGCTGTGATGGGAACCTTAACAACTTCAGAGATGAGAGACAGTGTGAGATAAACTGTATCTGGG AATAA
- the LOC127547618 gene encoding kunitz-type protease inhibitor 3-like isoform X2 — protein sequence MAQRVLAALLLFPLILPYLDLLLVSAKQKNKTLPNICHLPREEGECLAYMPKWYYNPKSGTCELFIYGGCRGNENRFDTRKHCRKICAGPDLCKFPLKVGSCATPQERWFYDWTVKKCKKFFYSGCDGNLNNFRDERQ from the exons ATGGCTCAAAGGGTCCTTGCTGCTCTCTTACTCTTCCCTCTCATCCTCCCCTACTTGGACCTGCTACTTGTATCagcaaagcagaaaaataaaa CTCTTCCAAATATCTGCCACTTGCCTCGGGAGGAAGGAGAATGTCTAGCCTATATGCCCAAGTGGTACTACAACCCCAAGAGTGGAACATGTGAGCTGTTTATCTATGGAGGCTGCAGAGGCAATGAGAATAGATTTGACACCCGAAAGCATTGCCGAAAAATCTGTGCTGGACCAG ATCTGTGCAAATTCCCTCTCAAAGTGGGATCCTGTGCCACCCCGCAGGAGAGATGGTTCTATGACTGGACTGTCAAAAAATGCAAGAAGTTCTTCTACTCAGGCTGTGATGGGAACCTTAACAACTTCAGAGATGAGAGACAGT AA